Proteins encoded in a region of the Streptomyces akebiae genome:
- a CDS encoding DMT family transporter: MGYLLLATAIAAEVAATTAMKYSEGFSKLWPSLVTGVGYLISFVLLAQALKSMSIGTAYAIWSGVGTAAVAAIGLVLFEEGLSFAKVAGIVLIIAGVVVLNLGGAH; this comes from the coding sequence ATGGGATATCTGTTGCTCGCCACGGCCATAGCCGCCGAAGTGGCCGCCACCACCGCCATGAAGTACAGCGAGGGCTTCAGCAAGCTGTGGCCCTCGCTGGTCACCGGAGTGGGGTACCTCATCTCCTTCGTCCTGCTCGCCCAGGCGCTGAAGTCGATGTCGATCGGCACGGCGTACGCCATCTGGTCCGGCGTCGGCACCGCGGCGGTCGCCGCCATCGGACTGGTGCTCTTCGAGGAGGGGTTGAGCTTCGCCAAGGTCGCCGGGATCGTGCTGATCATCGCGGGAGTCGTGGTGCTGAACCTGGGGGGCGCCCACTGA
- a CDS encoding AbfB domain-containing protein translates to MPPKKPGPDPAETTPNLPVLRSAKVWETGVAPNDTRIPGTRRLWLAGALALAVVSSCVTAITLQGSGPDDSSSKNGRTTAAGEDRVLPSLSLPPASPPATSAPDGKSGLSEPQGSEVDSKNGDDGKKDEDTGSKDAGSSDDKQQGGAKPTSEPSKAPAPTKKPPSTSTTRKSVRSVNHPDRYWHLRDGVIQLDQVSSRSGSETKEDSSFKVVSGLANSSCYSFRMADGRYVRHQNFVLRASGHDGSRLFMQDATFCPRSGYSGSVMLESVNYPGYFVRHRNFQLRLERAEHSGYFYADATYNLVKGFS, encoded by the coding sequence ATGCCGCCAAAAAAGCCCGGACCTGATCCGGCCGAGACCACGCCCAACCTTCCGGTGCTCAGATCCGCGAAGGTGTGGGAGACCGGTGTCGCCCCGAACGACACCCGAATACCGGGCACGCGCCGCCTCTGGCTGGCCGGCGCCCTGGCCCTCGCCGTCGTGTCGTCGTGCGTCACCGCGATCACCCTCCAGGGCAGCGGACCTGACGACTCGTCGTCGAAGAACGGGCGCACCACCGCCGCCGGCGAGGACCGCGTCCTGCCCTCCCTCTCCCTCCCGCCCGCGTCGCCCCCCGCGACCTCGGCGCCGGACGGCAAGAGCGGTCTGTCGGAGCCCCAGGGCTCCGAGGTCGACTCGAAGAACGGCGACGACGGCAAGAAGGACGAGGACACCGGCTCCAAGGACGCGGGCTCGTCCGACGACAAGCAGCAGGGCGGTGCGAAGCCGACCAGCGAGCCGTCGAAGGCCCCCGCGCCCACCAAGAAGCCGCCGTCCACCTCGACGACGCGCAAGTCCGTACGGTCCGTCAACCACCCGGACCGCTACTGGCATCTGCGCGACGGTGTGATCCAGCTGGACCAGGTGAGCTCCCGCAGCGGCAGCGAGACCAAGGAGGACTCCTCCTTCAAGGTCGTCTCCGGTCTCGCGAACTCCTCCTGCTACTCCTTCCGCATGGCGGACGGCCGCTACGTGCGCCACCAGAACTTCGTGCTCCGCGCGTCCGGCCACGACGGCTCCCGCCTCTTCATGCAGGACGCCACCTTCTGCCCCCGCTCGGGCTATTCGGGCTCGGTCATGCTGGAGTCGGTGAACTATCCCGGCTACTTCGTCCGCCACCGCAATTTCCAGCTCCGCCTGGAACGCGCCGAGCACAGCGGCTACTTCTACGCGGACGCCACGTACAACCTGGTGAAGGGCTTCTCCTGA
- a CDS encoding TetR/AcrR family transcriptional regulator — MARRYDPERRQRIIDAAIRVVGEKGIAGLSHRTVAAEADVPLGSTTYHFKTLDDLMVAALRQANERYAKTVAAREALRDPGTDLAAELAALGGEWFAGDRTGLEVEYELYLAALRRPALRPVADEWGRGFADCLAERTDPVTARALVALIDGICLQVLLTGAPYDEQYAREVLARVIP; from the coding sequence ATGGCCCGGCGCTACGACCCCGAGCGGCGGCAGCGCATCATCGACGCGGCGATCCGGGTGGTGGGGGAGAAGGGCATCGCCGGGCTGAGCCACCGCACCGTGGCCGCCGAGGCGGACGTGCCCCTCGGTTCGACGACGTACCACTTCAAGACCCTGGACGACCTGATGGTCGCCGCGCTGCGGCAGGCCAACGAGCGCTACGCGAAGACCGTCGCCGCCCGCGAGGCCCTGCGCGACCCCGGCACCGACCTCGCCGCCGAACTGGCCGCGCTGGGCGGCGAATGGTTCGCCGGCGACCGCACGGGCCTGGAGGTGGAGTACGAGCTCTACCTCGCCGCCCTGCGCCGCCCCGCCCTGCGGCCCGTCGCCGACGAATGGGGCCGGGGCTTCGCCGACTGCCTCGCCGAGCGCACCGACCCGGTGACCGCACGGGCCCTGGTCGCCCTCATCGACGGCATCTGCCTCCAGGTCCTGCTGACCGGTGCGCCCTACGACGAGCAGTACGCGCGGGAGGTGTTGGCGCGCGTCATTCCCTGA
- a CDS encoding RNA polymerase sigma factor, with translation MSGPPPQARREDDAETVVQSLEEPELFARLYDRYAPDIHRYVARRLGDAMADDITADTFLTAFRIRGRYDRAHPSARPWLYGIAGNLIGKHRRTEVRALKALARTGHDPVAASWSETWVERTDSRVAAQGPLAGALAALPAGDRHVLLLVAWADLGYQEVAQALDIPVGTVRSRLNRARRKVRTALGADPAFVADTAEVV, from the coding sequence ATGAGCGGACCACCGCCACAGGCACGCAGGGAGGACGACGCCGAGACCGTCGTCCAGTCGCTGGAGGAGCCCGAACTGTTCGCGCGGCTCTACGACCGCTACGCGCCGGACATCCACCGGTACGTGGCCCGGCGGCTCGGTGACGCGATGGCCGACGACATCACCGCCGACACCTTCCTGACGGCGTTCCGCATCCGTGGCCGCTACGACCGGGCCCATCCCAGCGCCCGCCCCTGGCTGTACGGCATCGCGGGCAACCTCATCGGCAAGCACCGCCGTACGGAGGTCCGGGCGCTCAAGGCGCTGGCCCGCACCGGACACGATCCCGTCGCCGCGTCCTGGAGCGAGACCTGGGTCGAGCGGACCGACAGCCGGGTGGCGGCACAGGGACCGCTCGCCGGGGCGTTGGCGGCGCTGCCGGCCGGGGACCGGCACGTCCTGCTGCTCGTCGCCTGGGCCGACCTCGGCTACCAGGAGGTCGCGCAGGCCCTCGACATCCCCGTGGGAACGGTCCGCTCGCGGCTCAACCGCGCGCGACGCAAGGTGCGTACGGCGTTGGGAGCCGATCCCGCGTTCGTCGCCGACACGGCGGAGGTGGTCTGA